In Alteromonas macleodii, the sequence CAATGAACTGGGTTTAGATGAGAATAAGCCGACCCTATTGTTTGCTCCCACGTTTAACCCAAGTTCACTTGAGTGTTTTCCTGACAATTGGCCCAGCCACTTTCCTGATTTCAATATTCTTATCAAGCCTCACACCTTTACCTACTCCCGTGAAGCTTATAAAAATCAGCGGAAAAAACTGAAAAAGTGGGAAGAGTTTAGTAACACCTATGTAGCAACCGAAACAGACATATCGTTACTTCCATTTATGAAAGAAGCAGATATTTTGGTCAGTGAAGCATCGAGCACACTCTTTGAGTTTGTCGCGTTAACTAAACCTGTGATCGTATGTAATTTCTTTAAGTTGAAGTGGTCATATCGGGGGATTTTCAAGTACCGCTTCAAGAAGCGCTTTGGTAAAGATAACGTGATTTATCAAAATATTGGGCTTCATATAAACAGCTATAAAGAACTACGAGGCGCGATAGAAAAGCAATTAGAAAATAGAGATTTATATAAAGAAGAGCGTGAGGCATATACCGAAGATCACGTAGGTCCTACTGATGGTAAAAGCTCGCTACGCATAGTTGATTATATTGAGAAAAACTAACTGCGAATAGTTGTGTTGTAATGGACCAGAATAAAGCATCAGTAATATGCAAAAACAAAAAACTGATGCTTAGTTTAAATTTTCCGCCTTACACAAACATTTGTTTAAACGCGGCCCATTGTTCATTGAATTGCTCAGTGGGTTTGCGGGTAAAGCCACTGCGAATAAAGCCGTTGATACGTCCATCTGTATAGCAAATCATCATGTTGGCGATAATCGCTTCATCGGCGGAAAGGGTTTTCCCTTCACGCAGCTTGCGCTCTCTTAGCACTTGTTTAAGCTGGGTTTCTAAACGCTCAAAAAGCTTAGCGATACGCGCACGTAGTCGGTCTTGCTCACCCATTAACGCATCGCCGTTCAAAATACGGGTAATGCCTGGGTTCTTCTCGGCAAAGCCTAAAATAAGGTGAAGGATTAGCTGACAGCGCGTGAGCGAGTCTTTTTCTTCGTTAACAATTTTGTTGATACGCGTAAAAAGCGTTTCTTCAATAAATTCAATAAGCCCTTCAAACATTCGCGCTTTACTGGGAAAATGACGATACAGCGCCGCTTCAGACACGCCGACTTTTTCCGCTAACTTAGCAGTAGTGATACGTTGACCTGGGCTGGTTTCCAACATTCCAGCAAGTGCTTGCAGAATTTGGGCTCTGCGATTTGTTTTTTTGACAGCAGGCATGACGAAAGTGGTTCCTCCGCTACCGAGTTATAGCAACCCGGGCTCCATGTTAAGTTGGCTTACGCCAAAGCGTTTATATTTATCGTTTTTATTATCGACACTTAATAAGTATCTGTTAGTTTTTATTGTTGAAAGCGAAACGTTCTGCAATGAGCGCTAGCAGCTGCTCGGCTAACGCATTTTTGCTGGTGGCAGGCAATTTTTTATCGCCGTCTTGCCATATTACATGCAGCGCGTTTTTATCGCTATTAAACCCTAGACCTTCAGCCGTTATATCATTTGCCGCAATCATATCTAGCTTCTTTCTAGCAAGCTTGCCGCGGGCATAATCTTCCACATTTTGGCTTTCAGCTGCAAAGCCTACGCAAAATGGACGGTCTTGTCTGTTAGATACAGTTGCTAGAATATCAGGGTTTTTAACAAAAGTAAGTGTTAACTCATCACCTGTTTTCTTTATTTTATTGTCCGCCACTGTGCATGCCCTATAGTCGGCAACCGCAGCGGTACTGATAAAAATATCTGTAGAAGGTACAAGTTTTTCACAAGCCTTAAGCATTTCATCTGCAGTAGTAACATCAATACGGTTACAAAGGGCTGGCGTAGAAAGCGTTACAGGGCCAGCAACTAGCGTTACGTTCGCGCCCGCTTGAGCCGCAGCTTGCGCAATGGCAAACCCCATCTTTCCAGAGCTGTGATTAGAGATATAGCGTACCGGGTCTAACGGCTCTCTGGTTGGCCCTGCAGTAATGGTAATTTGTTTTCCCGCTAGGCTTGTTAATGCTAATGCCAACTCTGAAGACTTATCTTCATTGTCATTTAATGCATTGGCGATATCTACAGGTTCAACCATGCGGCCTGAGCCTACATCACCACAAGCTTGCTCACCACTTGCTGGGCCAATAAAGGTTACACCGTCTTTTTGAAGACTAGTAATATTGCGCTGTGTCGCCGATGCTTTCCACATTTGCTGGTTCATGGCTGGGGCTACAAAAAGCGTAGCGGTTGTGGCCAAGTAAAGCGTAGTTAATAAATCATCTGCCATGCCGTGAGCAAGTTTAGCGATAGTGTTTGCTGTGGCTGGCGCGATAAGTAGGATGTCGGCCCATTTTGCTAATTCGATATGACCCATCGCGGCTTCAGCAGCCGGGTCTAGAAGATGCTGATGCACCGGGTTTCCCGACACAGCTTGAAGCGATAAAGTGCTCACAAACTCTGCGGCAGAGTCGGTGACAACAACACGTACGTTTGCACCTAATGCGGTGAGTTTTCGCACTAAATCTGGAGCTTTATATGCGGCAATACCACCCGTCACGCCCAGCAAAATGTTTTTATTAGCAATAGACATAAAAGAACACGAAATCTAAATATTAATATTAGCCTACCATGGTGACAAAAAATCGGATAGCTGAACAAAAGTCGATCTTGGCGTTTGGGTACTGTTTGTCTTTTATCTGCTCAACTTCAAAAGAAGAAACCCGCCTTTTATACAGTCGTTAATCTCTTTCAATTCATCTATAACCACTGTTTTATTGAGTTAACGGACTAAGTACATGTCGATAAAAGTATGGCCGATAAGCGAAAGGCCAAGAGAAAAGCTACTACAGCACGGTGCAGAAAGCTTAAGTGATGCTGAGTTGCTCGCCGTGTTGCTGGGCAAAGGGGTTAAAGGAAAAAGCGCCTTATCTGTAGCGCATGAATTGTTAAACGAACTCGGATGTTTACGAGGAGTGGTAACCGCAACGAAAGAAAGCTATTCAAAAGTGTCAGGTATTGGGCCGTGTAAGTATGCCCAGTTCCAAGCAGGGTTTGAAATTTTTAAGCGCAATTTGGAAATAAAACTCAAACGCCAAGATGTATTTAACAACGTAGATGACACTAAGCGTTACTTGCAGGCAAAATTAAGAGACTGCGAGAGGGAAAAGTTTGCGCTTTTGATGCTTGATAGCCAGCATCAACTTATAGCTTTTCGTACCATGTTTAACGGAACGATCAATAGCGCTGCAGTGTATCCGAGAGAATTGATCAAGCAGGTTATGATCGACAACGCGGCAGCGATCATTTTGGTCCATAATCACCCTTCAGGCGTAGCAGAACCTAGCCATGCAGATATTCGGCTAACAGCCGAGATCAAAAATGCCATGGCATCGATCGATGTGCCCGTGCTTGATCATTTTGTGGTTGGAGATAAAGAAACTATTTCATTTGCGCAGCGTGGCTTGCTAACATAAGATTTCTAAGTCATTTGTCGATTATAATCTAGTCAAATGGTTGAAAATGATTTAGCATAGGACCTAGTGGGTAATTTTATTAAAGGACTGTTATGAAGAAGTCAATTATTGCATTGTTTGCAGCTGCTACTATGGTAGCTGGTGTTAACGCACAAGATAACGAAGGTGGAACTTCAGGTATTGGTGGTGTAAGTGGTGGCATGATTGCTACTGGTGTTGTTGCTGCTGGTATTGTCGCTGGTATTGCAAACAACAACTCTGCCGATGCACCGACTGGCCCAATCACAACTACACCAACTTGTGAAGGTGATGATCCACTAGTAGACGGCGTATGTGTTGGTACAACTAACACCGTTACTGTTACTACTTCTGGTACAAGCACTGTAACTAAAACAATTACTGTGCCTGTTACATTTACTTACGCGCCGACCGTACAGTAAATTTAAGAGTATTCGAAAAAGCCGCTTCTTTTAGCGGCTTTTTTTATTTTTACAGCAAAATTTCAACATTCTTAGTGTTTGTCGGCGTACTTTAATGAAACTACATATTCTATCGGCCTTTATTGGTTTTCTTTGCCTTTCTCTTTCGGGTTGTTCCACAACAACACTCGCTTATTACAATACGCTTAAACTTGCTTTAAAAGACCGCACAGTAACTTACACCGTTGAAGAAGTCGCGGCGAGTAAGGCAGATATTATGCAGATTAAAGCAGGGGAGCGAGACGTAGCCTCTCTTGCCTTAGCCTATATTGATGGTGATAAGTATAAATGGGTATCGGGTGATAGAGTTATCTTTACCATGCACCACGGCATAATTGTTAAAACGGAAGGTTTAGATAACGACCTCTTTTATACAGGTAATTTGCAGCATAATCCGTTAGCCACCAATGATGTTTTGCCTTTTAGCTGGAAGCGCAAAGTGGATATCGACGCAATTGGCTATGGTGTTCCAGTAGACTCTTCATGGCGTATTGTGGGAGAGGAAAATCACGAATACCTAGGTTTCTCTGTGCCCCTTATTAAAGTCGTAGAAACCGTAGACTTTTCAGAATACACCCCCTTTATAGATGTTGGGCTATCGTGGGAAAATACCTACTTCTTGCACAAACATACGAAAGAGCTGATGGCCACAAAACAAAAGTTCAGCCCTGAGGGAGACGTATACGACATGGTTTATTTAAGCCGTGTAGTGCGTGAGATGAACAAACAAGGAGTAACGCAATAATGAAGTTTATTTCTACGCTTTTTATTGCCTTAGGTCTTATTATATCCACTAGTTTGTACGCCAATGACGGTCTTGTAAGCGTGATGGTGAACAAGCAAACTTATCAGTTCGACCGACCAATCAGGTTATCAAGTGTGTTGTCTATAGTGGCTGATAATGGCGATTGGTATTGGCCTACAGCTTCTGCATTTGATTTGACCAATCCAACAGCTGAAAGAGAAAAAGAAATAGCGCTGTCGCAAATAAGAGAACTGCTGGCCAGCTTTGATAAAGACTCAGACACTCACAAAGCACTGCAAAATTTGTTTGAACAAGTGTCGTCATGGACGGTGTCAACGCGCATCAATATGCCTATTTCTTACAACCGAGCTAGGTTGTTCTTCGAAGACAACCCTATGTTCCAACCGGGTAAATATTGGATCCGTTTGAATGGGCGCCCAAACGTAGTGCATTTCTCGGGCGCGGTAATAAAGCCAGGCGCTTATCAACACCAAAGCGATACCTCAATTTATACGGCGGCTCATACGGTTAAAAAGGCGGTAGACGCCGACAGAAGCGTTGTTTATGTCATTGACCCCATGGGTAATATAGAAGAGAAAGGTATTGCTTACTGGAATTTAGATTTTGCTCAGCTTATGCCGGGTAGCCAGGTTTATGTGCCTATCTCTTCAGAGCTTTTTAGCAACAAACTTAAGCAATTAAATGAGCGCGTTGCCGCGTTAGCAGTACACAGGGTTTTACCTCAATGAGTGCGCAATTATTATCTAAGAAAAAAATATCTAAGAAAAAAACACTCGCGCTGGTAATTGGCAGCGCATTATCGTCTACCACCTTCGCTGATACTCAAATTCGAGTAACCCCTTCGCAAATGGTACAGGGCGGTAACGGCCTTATTCAAACGCCAACCGCACGTATGCGAGATGAAGGCGGAATGGCCATCAACTATACCGATAACGGTGAATACCGCTTCTGGTCAGTTAATATCCAGCTTTATGATTGGATGGAAGCGACCGCTCGCTATACCGACGTACGTACACGTTTATATAGCCAAGTTGAATCATTCAGTGGCGACCAAACCCTAAAAGATAAAGGTCTAGACGTTAAATTCAGGCTTTGGAAAGAAAGTTATTACCTACCTGATATCAGCGTTGGCTTTAGAGACTTTGGTGGCACAGGCTTCTTTGAAAGTGAGTACGTGAACGCAAGTAAATCGGTGGGGCCATTCGATTTCCACTTAGGCTTAGGCTGGGGGTACTTAGGTACAGCAGACGATATTACTAACCCATTTTGTGAGGTTAGAGACAGCTTTTGTGAGCGTCCTGGCGGGTTCTCAGGCCGCGGTGGCAAGGTAGATTACGACCAATTTTTCAAAGGTACCACAGCCTTCTTTGGTGGCGTAGAGTATCAAACACCTTGGGAGCCGTTAACGCTAAAGCTAGAGTTTGAAGGGAACGATTACTCACGTGACAGAGCAGGCCAGTTAGAGCAAGACTCTCGGTGGAATGTGGGCGCGGTATATCGCTACAAAGACTTTGATTTCTCGTTAAATTACCAACGTGGAAATACCATTGGTTTTGGTGTTACATATCGATTCAATATGAATACCGCCTCTCAGATTAAATTCGATGATGCGCCTAGAAGCTTGATGGGAAGAAATGCCCCGTCCAATGTTAAAGATGTGAACAAATCGCGTCTTTATAATGATCTTTTCAGATCGGGTGGTTTCATCTTATCTGATGCTGAAATTAAAGAGGACAGTGCGACTTTCTATGGAACGCAGGTTAAGTATCGCGATCAAGGTGAAGCTATCGAGCGCGTGGGACGCGTAGCGGCTTCTGAGCTGCCTGATAGTGTTAAAACTTATCATATGGTAGATAGTCGTGGCGGCATTCCTATGGTCGATACACAAATAGATGCTGAAGCCTTTATCTCTGCTGCCCGCTATGAGTCAGTGGATGCAGAAATAGCTGAGACTTACATAAGAACGTCACCTTCTAAAGAAGTGATGGAAGCTTACGACCCTGAAAATACGTCGGGCATTTTCTATAGCGCCGATTTCTTTTTCACTCAGTCATTTGGTAACCCAGAAGATTTCTATCTTTATCAAACTGGGCTATTACTCAACGGTGGCTATGCGTTTAATGAAAATTTCTCGGTGGTGAGTAGCGCACGAGTGACGCTTCTTGATAACTTCGATAAGTTTAATTACTTAGTGGATGGTGAAGACGTGTCTTTACCTCGTGTGCGTACTCGGGTTCGTGAGTATGTGTCTGAAAACGATGTATGGTTAGATACCGCGTTTTTAAATTACAAAGACAATATTGCTGAAGATCTTTATGCTCAAGCATACGCAGGTTATCTCGAAACCATGTTTGCTGGTGTAGGCGGTGAAATTCTTTATCGCCCTGTCGATAGTAATGTCGCCTACGGCATCGATATCAACTACGTTAAGCAGCGTGACCCTTACAGCCAAACAGGCTTAGAGGATTACGACACAATAACGGGTCATGCAAGTGTCTATTGGCAGCCTGAATTCCTAGATGATACGCAAATTACGGTTAGTGCAGGTCAATTCTTGGCGAAAGATAAAGGCGTGAATATTGATTACGCCAAGCGCTTTGATAGCGGCATTATAGTAGGAGCTTACGCTGCCTTCACTGATGTTTCGTCAGAAGAATATGGGGAGGGGAGTTTTACTAAAGGCTTCTATATTTCCATTCCTACCGATTTGTTCTTA encodes:
- a CDS encoding capsule biosynthesis GfcC family protein yields the protein MKFISTLFIALGLIISTSLYANDGLVSVMVNKQTYQFDRPIRLSSVLSIVADNGDWYWPTASAFDLTNPTAEREKEIALSQIRELLASFDKDSDTHKALQNLFEQVSSWTVSTRINMPISYNRARLFFEDNPMFQPGKYWIRLNGRPNVVHFSGAVIKPGAYQHQSDTSIYTAAHTVKKAVDADRSVVYVIDPMGNIEEKGIAYWNLDFAQLMPGSQVYVPISSELFSNKLKQLNERVAALAVHRVLPQ
- a CDS encoding YjbF family lipoprotein, giving the protein MKLHILSAFIGFLCLSLSGCSTTTLAYYNTLKLALKDRTVTYTVEEVAASKADIMQIKAGERDVASLALAYIDGDKYKWVSGDRVIFTMHHGIIVKTEGLDNDLFYTGNLQHNPLATNDVLPFSWKRKVDIDAIGYGVPVDSSWRIVGEENHEYLGFSVPLIKVVETVDFSEYTPFIDVGLSWENTYFLHKHTKELMATKQKFSPEGDVYDMVYLSRVVREMNKQGVTQ
- the coaBC gene encoding bifunctional phosphopantothenoylcysteine decarboxylase/phosphopantothenate--cysteine ligase CoaBC; this translates as MSIANKNILLGVTGGIAAYKAPDLVRKLTALGANVRVVVTDSAAEFVSTLSLQAVSGNPVHQHLLDPAAEAAMGHIELAKWADILLIAPATANTIAKLAHGMADDLLTTLYLATTATLFVAPAMNQQMWKASATQRNITSLQKDGVTFIGPASGEQACGDVGSGRMVEPVDIANALNDNEDKSSELALALTSLAGKQITITAGPTREPLDPVRYISNHSSGKMGFAIAQAAAQAGANVTLVAGPVTLSTPALCNRIDVTTADEMLKACEKLVPSTDIFISTAAVADYRACTVADNKIKKTGDELTLTFVKNPDILATVSNRQDRPFCVGFAAESQNVEDYARGKLARKKLDMIAANDITAEGLGFNSDKNALHVIWQDGDKKLPATSKNALAEQLLALIAERFAFNNKN
- the radC gene encoding RadC family protein, encoding MSIKVWPISERPREKLLQHGAESLSDAELLAVLLGKGVKGKSALSVAHELLNELGCLRGVVTATKESYSKVSGIGPCKYAQFQAGFEIFKRNLEIKLKRQDVFNNVDDTKRYLQAKLRDCEREKFALLMLDSQHQLIAFRTMFNGTINSAAVYPRELIKQVMIDNAAAIILVHNHPSGVAEPSHADIRLTAEIKNAMASIDVPVLDHFVVGDKETISFAQRGLLT
- a CDS encoding YjbH domain-containing protein, whose product is MSAQLLSKKKISKKKTLALVIGSALSSTTFADTQIRVTPSQMVQGGNGLIQTPTARMRDEGGMAINYTDNGEYRFWSVNIQLYDWMEATARYTDVRTRLYSQVESFSGDQTLKDKGLDVKFRLWKESYYLPDISVGFRDFGGTGFFESEYVNASKSVGPFDFHLGLGWGYLGTADDITNPFCEVRDSFCERPGGFSGRGGKVDYDQFFKGTTAFFGGVEYQTPWEPLTLKLEFEGNDYSRDRAGQLEQDSRWNVGAVYRYKDFDFSLNYQRGNTIGFGVTYRFNMNTASQIKFDDAPRSLMGRNAPSNVKDVNKSRLYNDLFRSGGFILSDAEIKEDSATFYGTQVKYRDQGEAIERVGRVAASELPDSVKTYHMVDSRGGIPMVDTQIDAEAFISAARYESVDAEIAETYIRTSPSKEVMEAYDPENTSGIFYSADFFFTQSFGNPEDFYLYQTGLLLNGGYAFNENFSVVSSARVTLLDNFDKFNYLVDGEDVSLPRVRTRVREYVSENDVWLDTAFLNYKDNIAEDLYAQAYAGYLETMFAGVGGEILYRPVDSNVAYGIDINYVKQRDPYSQTGLEDYDTITGHASVYWQPEFLDDTQITVSAGQFLAKDKGVNIDYAKRFDSGIIVGAYAAFTDVSSEEYGEGSFTKGFYISIPTDLFLLEPSKGRGLFPWVPISRDGGQLLRRPSRLIDLTETRSPFFD
- the slmA gene encoding nucleoid occlusion factor SlmA, encoding MPAVKKTNRRAQILQALAGMLETSPGQRITTAKLAEKVGVSEAALYRHFPSKARMFEGLIEFIEETLFTRINKIVNEEKDSLTRCQLILHLILGFAEKNPGITRILNGDALMGEQDRLRARIAKLFERLETQLKQVLRERKLREGKTLSADEAIIANMMICYTDGRINGFIRSGFTRKPTEQFNEQWAAFKQMFV
- a CDS encoding CDP-glycerol glycerophosphotransferase family protein, whose amino-acid sequence is MKIAFDTVNVYYLPQFIPICEELAKRGHKVQLVCYSNKNNVQKFEQVLLSLGYEFCWVDDDKAARDFYLKETPDWIFFGNGFPYLDDIHKASKTAQLGHGIGPKPSYYHKSATPMTVRFIEGKLRLAKIRELYPNDEFVQVGFSKLDPLFNNTEKGLKYNELGLDENKPTLLFAPTFNPSSLECFPDNWPSHFPDFNILIKPHTFTYSREAYKNQRKKLKKWEEFSNTYVATETDISLLPFMKEADILVSEASSTLFEFVALTKPVIVCNFFKLKWSYRGIFKYRFKKRFGKDNVIYQNIGLHINSYKELRGAIEKQLENRDLYKEEREAYTEDHVGPTDGKSSLRIVDYIEKN